One stretch of Sebastes umbrosus isolate fSebUmb1 chromosome 5, fSebUmb1.pri, whole genome shotgun sequence DNA includes these proteins:
- the klhl26 gene encoding kelch-like protein 26 isoform X2, with the protein MAESDGGDFASKQPQSRAMFTGGMRESNQDTIELKGLSARGLKHIIDFAYSAEVTLDLDCIQDVLGAAVFLQMVPVVELCEEFLKSAMSVETCLHIGQMATTFSLSSLKESVDAFTFRHFLQIAEEEDFLHIPMERLVFFLQSNKLKNCSEIDLFHAAIRWLRYDESRRAQASSVLCHVRFPLMRSSELVDSVQTVDIMVEDVLCRQYLLEAFNYQILPFRQHEMQSSRTLIRSDVLSVITFGGTPYTDNDRTVSTKVYHLPDIASRQFKELTEMEAGCSHACVAVLDNFVYVVGGQHLQYRSGEGAVDSCFRYDPHLSLWLRIQPLQEARIQFQLNVLRGQLYATGGRNRSGSLSSVECYCPKKNEWTNVEPLKRRIWGHAGTPCGEKLYISGGYGVSLEDKKTLHCYDPASDQWDFRAPMNEPRVLHAMISTRDRVYALGGRMDHVDRCFDVLAVEYYIPENDQWTTVSPMRAGQSEAGCCLLDRKIYIVGGYNWHLNNVTSIVQVYNTETDEWERDLHFPESFAGIACTPIIIPQNTTQR; encoded by the exons ATGGCCGAGTCGGATGGCGGGGATTTTGCTTCCAAACAGCCGCAGAGCAG AGCAATGTTTACCGGAGGCATGAGGGAGTCAAATCAGGACACCATTGAGCTGAAGGGTCTGTCCGCCCGCGGGTTGAAGCACATCATTGACTTTGCCTACAGTGCAGAAGTCACTCTAGACCTGGACTGTATTCAGGATGTCCTCGGAGCAGCGGTGTTTCTGCAGATGGTCCCAGTCGTGGAGCTCTGCGAAGAGTTCCTCAAGTCAGCGATGAGCGTGGAGACTTGCCTGCACATCGGCCAGATGGCCACCACCTTCAGCCTGTCTTCCCTCAAAGAGTCGGTGGACGCATTCACCTTCCGCCACTTCCTCCAGAttgcggaggaggaggacttcCTGCACATTCCCATGGAGCGCCTCGTCTTCTTCCTGCAGAGCAACAAGCTGAAGAACTGTAGCGAAATCGATCTCTTCCACGCCGCCATCAGGTGGCTCCGGTACGACGAGTCTCGCCGGGCCCAAGCCAGCAGCGTCCTCTGCCATGTGCGCTTCCCGCTCATGCGCTCCTCGGAGCTTGTGGACAGCGTTCAGACGGTGGACATCATGGTGGAGGACGTGCTGTGCCGCCAGTATCTCCTCGAGGCCTTCAATTACCAGATCCTTCCCTTCCGACAGCACGAGATGCAGTCTTCACGGACACTCATACGCTCTGACGTCTTGTCAGTCATCACCTTTGGCGGGACGCCCTACACCGACAACGACCGCACCGTGAGCACTAAGGTGTACCACCTCCCTGACATCGCTTCCCGCCAGTTCAAAGAGCTGACAGAGATGGAGGCGGGGTGCAGCCACGCTTGCGTCGCCGTACTCGATAACTTTGTGTACGTCGTCGGTGGACAGCACTTACAGTACCGCAGCGGCGAGGGGGCGGTGGACAGCTGCTTCCGCTACGACCCGCATCTGAGCCTGTGGCTGCGCATCCAACCTTTGCAGGAGGCTCGTATCCAGTTTCAGCTCAACGTGCTGCGCGGACAGCTGTACGCCACTGGAGGGCGCAATCGATCCGGCAGTCTGTCATCTGTAGAGTGTTACTGCCCAAAGAAGAATGAGTGGACTAATGTGGAACCATTAAAACGCAGGATTTGGGGTCACGCAGGGACACCCTGTGGAGAAAAGCTGTATATCTCAGGGGGTTACGGCGTCTCGTTGGAGGACAAGAAGACTCTTCACTGCTACGACCCGGCGTCAGACCAGTGGGACTTCAGAGCTCCCATGAATGAACCCAGAGTGCTGCATGCCATGATCAGCACCAGGGATCGTGTTTATGCTCTGGGCGGTCGCATGGACCACGTGGACCGTTGTTTTGACGTGCTCGCGGTCGAGTATTACATTCCAGAGAACGACCAGTGGACCACCGTCAGCCCCATGAGAGCAGGCCAGTCTGAGGCAGGCTGCTGCTTACTGGACAGGAAGATCTACATCGTCGGAGGTTACAACTGGCACCTGAACAACGTCACGAGCATCGTGCAGGTgtacaacacagagacagacgagTGGGAGAGGGATTTACACTTCCCAGAATCCTTTGCTGGCATTGCTTGTACACCAATTATTATTCCACAAAACACTACACAACGCTAA
- the klhl26 gene encoding kelch-like protein 26 isoform X1, translated as MAESDGGDFASKQPQSSMANKNSTLRCTFSASSHSATLLQGLSVLRAQGQLLDVVLAINEERFQVHKAVLAACSDYFRAMFTGGMRESNQDTIELKGLSARGLKHIIDFAYSAEVTLDLDCIQDVLGAAVFLQMVPVVELCEEFLKSAMSVETCLHIGQMATTFSLSSLKESVDAFTFRHFLQIAEEEDFLHIPMERLVFFLQSNKLKNCSEIDLFHAAIRWLRYDESRRAQASSVLCHVRFPLMRSSELVDSVQTVDIMVEDVLCRQYLLEAFNYQILPFRQHEMQSSRTLIRSDVLSVITFGGTPYTDNDRTVSTKVYHLPDIASRQFKELTEMEAGCSHACVAVLDNFVYVVGGQHLQYRSGEGAVDSCFRYDPHLSLWLRIQPLQEARIQFQLNVLRGQLYATGGRNRSGSLSSVECYCPKKNEWTNVEPLKRRIWGHAGTPCGEKLYISGGYGVSLEDKKTLHCYDPASDQWDFRAPMNEPRVLHAMISTRDRVYALGGRMDHVDRCFDVLAVEYYIPENDQWTTVSPMRAGQSEAGCCLLDRKIYIVGGYNWHLNNVTSIVQVYNTETDEWERDLHFPESFAGIACTPIIIPQNTTQR; from the exons ATGGCCGAGTCGGATGGCGGGGATTTTGCTTCCAAACAGCCGCAGAGCAG taTGGCTAACAAGAATAGCACCCTGCGCTGTACATTCTCGGCCTCAAGCCACAGCGCCACCCTCCTCCAGGGCTTGTCGGTCTTGCGGGCTCAGGGCCAACTGCTTGACGTTGTGCTGGCCATCAATGAGGAGCGCTTCCAGGTCCACAAAGCTGTGCTGGCCGCCTGTAGTGATTACTTCAG AGCAATGTTTACCGGAGGCATGAGGGAGTCAAATCAGGACACCATTGAGCTGAAGGGTCTGTCCGCCCGCGGGTTGAAGCACATCATTGACTTTGCCTACAGTGCAGAAGTCACTCTAGACCTGGACTGTATTCAGGATGTCCTCGGAGCAGCGGTGTTTCTGCAGATGGTCCCAGTCGTGGAGCTCTGCGAAGAGTTCCTCAAGTCAGCGATGAGCGTGGAGACTTGCCTGCACATCGGCCAGATGGCCACCACCTTCAGCCTGTCTTCCCTCAAAGAGTCGGTGGACGCATTCACCTTCCGCCACTTCCTCCAGAttgcggaggaggaggacttcCTGCACATTCCCATGGAGCGCCTCGTCTTCTTCCTGCAGAGCAACAAGCTGAAGAACTGTAGCGAAATCGATCTCTTCCACGCCGCCATCAGGTGGCTCCGGTACGACGAGTCTCGCCGGGCCCAAGCCAGCAGCGTCCTCTGCCATGTGCGCTTCCCGCTCATGCGCTCCTCGGAGCTTGTGGACAGCGTTCAGACGGTGGACATCATGGTGGAGGACGTGCTGTGCCGCCAGTATCTCCTCGAGGCCTTCAATTACCAGATCCTTCCCTTCCGACAGCACGAGATGCAGTCTTCACGGACACTCATACGCTCTGACGTCTTGTCAGTCATCACCTTTGGCGGGACGCCCTACACCGACAACGACCGCACCGTGAGCACTAAGGTGTACCACCTCCCTGACATCGCTTCCCGCCAGTTCAAAGAGCTGACAGAGATGGAGGCGGGGTGCAGCCACGCTTGCGTCGCCGTACTCGATAACTTTGTGTACGTCGTCGGTGGACAGCACTTACAGTACCGCAGCGGCGAGGGGGCGGTGGACAGCTGCTTCCGCTACGACCCGCATCTGAGCCTGTGGCTGCGCATCCAACCTTTGCAGGAGGCTCGTATCCAGTTTCAGCTCAACGTGCTGCGCGGACAGCTGTACGCCACTGGAGGGCGCAATCGATCCGGCAGTCTGTCATCTGTAGAGTGTTACTGCCCAAAGAAGAATGAGTGGACTAATGTGGAACCATTAAAACGCAGGATTTGGGGTCACGCAGGGACACCCTGTGGAGAAAAGCTGTATATCTCAGGGGGTTACGGCGTCTCGTTGGAGGACAAGAAGACTCTTCACTGCTACGACCCGGCGTCAGACCAGTGGGACTTCAGAGCTCCCATGAATGAACCCAGAGTGCTGCATGCCATGATCAGCACCAGGGATCGTGTTTATGCTCTGGGCGGTCGCATGGACCACGTGGACCGTTGTTTTGACGTGCTCGCGGTCGAGTATTACATTCCAGAGAACGACCAGTGGACCACCGTCAGCCCCATGAGAGCAGGCCAGTCTGAGGCAGGCTGCTGCTTACTGGACAGGAAGATCTACATCGTCGGAGGTTACAACTGGCACCTGAACAACGTCACGAGCATCGTGCAGGTgtacaacacagagacagacgagTGGGAGAGGGATTTACACTTCCCAGAATCCTTTGCTGGCATTGCTTGTACACCAATTATTATTCCACAAAACACTACACAACGCTAA